A stretch of Henckelia pumila isolate YLH828 chromosome 4, ASM3356847v2, whole genome shotgun sequence DNA encodes these proteins:
- the LOC140860324 gene encoding D-2-hydroxyglutarate dehydrogenase, mitochondrial isoform X2 → MRQTRIGCGNTKAQVSLCCNLKAQRRCLAAVPQGGNTGLVGGSVPVFDEVIINVGFMNNILSFDKASGILVCEAGCILENLISFLDNQGFIMPLDLGAKGSCQIGGNIATNAGGLRLIRFGSLHGSVLGLEAVLASGTVLDMLGTLRKDNTGYDLKHLFIGCEGTLGIVTKVSILTPPKLSSVNVAFLACKDYASCLILLSEAKRKLGEILSAFEFLDINAMNLVLKHLDGLRDPLPSSVHNFYILIETTGSMESHDKEKLEAFLLHSMESELITDGALAQDINQASSFWAIREGVPEALMKAGAVYKYDLSLPPEKMYALVEEMRVCLGSAANVVAYGHLGDGNLHLNISTEQYSDSILSKIEPFVYEWTSKHHGSISAEHGLGLMKANKIHYSKSGETVQLMCAIKKLLDPNGILNPYKVLPESVVYTKVEVAS, encoded by the exons ATGAGGCAAACACGGATTGGATGCGGAAATACAAAGGCTCAAGTAAGCTTATGCTGCAACCTAAAAGCACAGAGGAG ATGCTTGGCTGCTGTGCCCCAAGGCGGAAATACAGGACTAGTGGGAGGAAGTGTACCTGTTTTTGATGAG GTGATTATCAATGTCGGTTTCATGAATAATATCCTGTCCTTTGATAAG GCCAGTGGTATATTGGTTTGTGAAGCAGGATGCATACTGGAAAACTTGATATCTTTTCTGGATAATCAAGG ATTTATTATGCCACTGGATTTAGGTGCCAAAGGAAGCTGCCAAATTGGTGGGAATATTGCAACTAATGCTGGAGGATTACGACTTATCCGTTTTGGTTCACTTCATGGAAGTGTGCTTG GCCTTGAAGCTGTTTTAGCAAGTGGTACTGTGCTCGATATGCTTGGGACCTTACGCAAAGACAACACTGGCTATGACTTGAAGCATTTATTCATCG GATGTGAGGGGACTTTGGGAATTGTAACAAAAGTTTCTATACTTACCCCACCAAAGTTGTCATCAGTAAATGTTGCATTCCTTGCTTGCAAAGATTATGCTAGCTGCCTG ATCCTTTTGTCGGAAGCCAAGAGGAAGCTTGGGGAAATTCTTTCtgcatttgaatttttggatataAATGCTATGAATCTG GTATTGAAACATTTAGATGGCCTTCGTGACCCATTGCCTTCCTCAGTTCACAACTTCTATATTCTGATTGAAACCACAGGCAGCATGGAATCTCATGACAA AGAGAAGCTAGAAGCATTCCTTCTTCATTCCATGGAAAGTGAATTGATAACAGATGGCGCTCTAGCACAAGATATAAATCAAGCATCATCGTTTTGGGCTATTCGCGAG GGAGTACCCGAAGCTTTGATGAAGGCTGGGGCtgtatataaatatgatttgtCTCTGCCTCCTGAAAAGATGTATGCACTTGTTGAGGAAATGCGGGTGTGTCTTG GTTCTGCAGCAAATGTTGTAGCTTATGGCCACCTCGGGGATGGCAACTTACATCTTAATATTTCAACAGAACAATACAGCGACAGC ATACTATCAAAAATCGAACCCTTTGTGTATGAATGGACATCTAAGCACCATGGTAGCATAAGTGCGGAACATGGCCTTGGATTGATGAAagcaaataaaattcattacAGCAAGTCTGGTGAAACT GTCCAACTAATGTGTGCCATCAAGAAACTACTTGATCCGAACGGGATACTTAACCCATACAAAGTTCTTCCGGAATCCGTTGTATATACCAAAGTTGAGGTTGCGAGCTAA
- the LOC140866143 gene encoding peroxidase 72-like translates to MAKSIMINLLVLSLTLLVLAPFGFSIKTYGGYLYPQFYDRSCPRAPQIVYSIVSRAVAQEARMAASLLRLHFHDCFVKGCDASILLDSSGSIISEKGSNPNRNSVRGFEVIDEIKSALEQECPNTVSCADIMALAARDSTVLAGGPRWEVPLGRRDSLGASLSGSNSNIPAPNNTFQTILTKFKLKGLDIVDLVALSGSHTIGKSRCVSFRQRLYNQNGKSQPDFTLDESYASQLRATCPRSGGDQNLFSLDFVTPTKFDNSYFKNLLSYKGLLSSDQILVTKNQVSLELVKIYAANNELFLEQFAKSMVKMGNILPLTGPRGEIRKNCRKINS, encoded by the exons ATGGCCAAGTCCATTATGATCAACTTGCTAGTGTTATCTCTCACTCTACTCGTTCTTGCACCTTTCGGCTTCTCCATTAAAACCTATGGAGGCTATCTCTATCCACAGTTCTATGATCGATCATGCCCACGTGCCCCGCAAATCGTTTATTCTATCGTTTCAAGAGCCGTCGCTCAAGAAGCTCGTATGGCTGCATCGCTTCTAAGGCTTCATTTTCATGACTGCTTCGTTAAG GGGTGCGATGCATCGATACTTCTGGACAGCAGTGGAAGCATAATCAGTGAGAAGGGGTCGAATCCTAACAGGAATTCGGTCCGCGGATTTGAAGTCATTGATGAGATTAAATCAGCGCTTGAGCAAGAATGTCCCAACACAGTTTCTTGTGCTGATATCATGGCTCTTGCCGCGAGGGATTCGACAGTTCTT GCTGGTGGACCGAGGTGGGAGGTTCCATTGGGAAGAAGGGACTCTTTGGGTGCCAGTTTGAGTGGCTCAAATAGCAACATTCCAGCTCCTAACAATACATTTCAAACCATTCTCACTAAGTTTAAGCTAAAAGGCCTTGATATTGTTGATCTTGTGGCATTATCTG GAAGCCATACCATTGGAAAATCAAGATGTGTCAGCTTCAGGCAAAGGCTCTATAACCAAAATGGAAAATCACAACCTGATTTCACTTTAGATGAATCGTATGCATCCCAGTTACGTGCCACTTGCCCGCGTTCTGGTGGCGATCAGAATCTATTCTCTTTAGATTTCGTCACCCCAACAAAATTTGACAACAGCTACTTCAAGAACTTATTGAGTTACAAGGGGCTTCTGAGTTCTGATCAAATATTGGTTACCAAGAATCAAGTCTCATTAGAGTTGGTGAAAATATATGCCGCGAATAACGAGCTTTTCTTGGAACAATTTGCCAAGTCCATGGTGAAGATGGGAAATATACTCCCATTGACAGGTCCCAGAGGAGAAATCAGGAAGAACTGCAGAAAGATTAACAGTTGA
- the LOC140860324 gene encoding D-2-hydroxyglutarate dehydrogenase, mitochondrial isoform X1, protein MEKWRSSYRLLKHSSGSLFDRRTNRKFFNSIHSSYSGRVNNLTWTSASHLFKQDACNHEQCLLMGCSTFRVSVNGVPIHLQRSNGTGCRIENREFSSKASMPQRNKSFSVINSDDINYFKKIVGDKGVVQEEEKLDEANTDWMRKYKGSSKLMLQPKSTEEVSQILKYCNSRCLAAVPQGGNTGLVGGSVPVFDEVIINVGFMNNILSFDKASGILVCEAGCILENLISFLDNQGFIMPLDLGAKGSCQIGGNIATNAGGLRLIRFGSLHGSVLGLEAVLASGTVLDMLGTLRKDNTGYDLKHLFIGCEGTLGIVTKVSILTPPKLSSVNVAFLACKDYASCLILLSEAKRKLGEILSAFEFLDINAMNLVLKHLDGLRDPLPSSVHNFYILIETTGSMESHDKEKLEAFLLHSMESELITDGALAQDINQASSFWAIREGVPEALMKAGAVYKYDLSLPPEKMYALVEEMRVCLGSAANVVAYGHLGDGNLHLNISTEQYSDSILSKIEPFVYEWTSKHHGSISAEHGLGLMKANKIHYSKSGETVQLMCAIKKLLDPNGILNPYKVLPESVVYTKVEVAS, encoded by the exons ATGGAGAAGTGGAGATCGAGTTATCGTTTGCTCAAGCACTCTTCAGGCAGCTTGTTCGATCGTCGAACGAACCGTAAATTCTTCAATTCGATTCATTCATCCTACTCAG GCCGTGTTAACAATTTGACTTGGACTAGCGCCTCTCACTTGTTCAAGCAAGATGCTTGCAATCACGAACAATGTTTATTGATGGGTTGCAGCACTTTCAGAGTTTCTGTTAACGGTGTTCCAATACATTTGCAAAGATCTAATGGTACTGGTTGCAGAATTGAAAATCGAGAGTTTTCTTCCAAGGCCTCGATGCCTCAAAGAAACAAGTCCTTTTCAGTTATTAATAGTGACGATATAAATTATTTCAAGAAGATTGTAGGGGATAAAGGTGTGGTTCAGGAAGAGGAGAAGTTGGATGAGGCAAACACGGATTGGATGCGGAAATACAAAGGCTCAAGTAAGCTTATGCTGCAACCTAAAAGCACAGAGGAG GTTTCTCAGATTCTTAAATACTGTAATTCTAGATGCTTGGCTGCTGTGCCCCAAGGCGGAAATACAGGACTAGTGGGAGGAAGTGTACCTGTTTTTGATGAG GTGATTATCAATGTCGGTTTCATGAATAATATCCTGTCCTTTGATAAG GCCAGTGGTATATTGGTTTGTGAAGCAGGATGCATACTGGAAAACTTGATATCTTTTCTGGATAATCAAGG ATTTATTATGCCACTGGATTTAGGTGCCAAAGGAAGCTGCCAAATTGGTGGGAATATTGCAACTAATGCTGGAGGATTACGACTTATCCGTTTTGGTTCACTTCATGGAAGTGTGCTTG GCCTTGAAGCTGTTTTAGCAAGTGGTACTGTGCTCGATATGCTTGGGACCTTACGCAAAGACAACACTGGCTATGACTTGAAGCATTTATTCATCG GATGTGAGGGGACTTTGGGAATTGTAACAAAAGTTTCTATACTTACCCCACCAAAGTTGTCATCAGTAAATGTTGCATTCCTTGCTTGCAAAGATTATGCTAGCTGCCTG ATCCTTTTGTCGGAAGCCAAGAGGAAGCTTGGGGAAATTCTTTCtgcatttgaatttttggatataAATGCTATGAATCTG GTATTGAAACATTTAGATGGCCTTCGTGACCCATTGCCTTCCTCAGTTCACAACTTCTATATTCTGATTGAAACCACAGGCAGCATGGAATCTCATGACAA AGAGAAGCTAGAAGCATTCCTTCTTCATTCCATGGAAAGTGAATTGATAACAGATGGCGCTCTAGCACAAGATATAAATCAAGCATCATCGTTTTGGGCTATTCGCGAG GGAGTACCCGAAGCTTTGATGAAGGCTGGGGCtgtatataaatatgatttgtCTCTGCCTCCTGAAAAGATGTATGCACTTGTTGAGGAAATGCGGGTGTGTCTTG GTTCTGCAGCAAATGTTGTAGCTTATGGCCACCTCGGGGATGGCAACTTACATCTTAATATTTCAACAGAACAATACAGCGACAGC ATACTATCAAAAATCGAACCCTTTGTGTATGAATGGACATCTAAGCACCATGGTAGCATAAGTGCGGAACATGGCCTTGGATTGATGAAagcaaataaaattcattacAGCAAGTCTGGTGAAACT GTCCAACTAATGTGTGCCATCAAGAAACTACTTGATCCGAACGGGATACTTAACCCATACAAAGTTCTTCCGGAATCCGTTGTATATACCAAAGTTGAGGTTGCGAGCTAA